A genomic region of Neisseria cinerea contains the following coding sequences:
- a CDS encoding methyltransferase family protein, producing MNLETKIPPPAICFICALLMYISAQVSALAGILPRFPILLSVVFMVFGTLLSVLGVWAFRRVRTTVSPLNPEQTEHFVSDGVYRFSRNPMYAGMGCWLVAWAGYMAHPLPWLFLAAFVVYMTRFQIMPEERVLARKFGAEYEAYCRHVRRWL from the coding sequence ATGAATTTAGAAACCAAAATTCCGCCGCCAGCGATATGTTTTATTTGTGCGTTGTTGATGTACATCTCTGCACAAGTGTCGGCATTGGCCGGCATATTGCCGCGCTTTCCTATATTGCTGTCGGTTGTTTTCATGGTGTTTGGGACTCTGTTGAGCGTATTAGGTGTGTGGGCGTTTCGCCGTGTGCGCACGACCGTCAGCCCACTCAACCCCGAACAAACCGAACACTTCGTTTCAGACGGCGTGTACCGCTTCAGCCGCAACCCGATGTATGCGGGTATGGGCTGTTGGCTGGTTGCATGGGCAGGCTATATGGCGCACCCGCTGCCGTGGTTGTTTTTGGCTGCATTTGTTGTCTATATGACACGCTTTCAAATCATGCCCGAAGAACGCGTTTTGGCGCGAAAATTCGGTGCCGAGTACGAAGCGTACTGCCGACACGTCCGCCGTTGGTTATAA
- a CDS encoding FAD-dependent oxidoreductase, whose amino-acid sequence MTRIAILGGGLSGRLTALQLAEQGYQIALFDKGTRQGGHAAAYVAAAMLAPAAEAVEATPEVIKLGRQSIPLWRNIRGRLKTPAMMQENGSLIVWHGQDKPLSSEFVRHLKRGGVADDEIVRWRADDIAEREPQLGGRFSDGIYLPTEGQLDGRQILSALADALDELNVPCHWEHECAPEDLQAQYDWLIDCRGYGAKTAWNQAPEHTSTLRGIRGEVARVYTPEITLNRPVRLLHPRYPLYIAPKENHVFVIGATQIESESQAPTSVRSGLELLSALYAVHPAFGEADILEIATGLRPTLNHHNPEIRYNRARRLIEINGLFRHGFMISPAVTAAAVRLAVALFDGKDAPERDEESGLAYIGK is encoded by the coding sequence ATGACCCGTATCGCCATCCTCGGCGGCGGCCTCTCAGGAAGGCTGACCGCACTGCAACTTGCAGAACAAGGTTATCAGATTGCACTTTTCGACAAAGGCACCCGCCAAGGCGGACACGCCGCCGCTTATGTTGCCGCCGCCATGCTCGCGCCTGCGGCGGAAGCAGTCGAAGCCACGCCTGAAGTCATCAAACTGGGCAGGCAGAGCATTCCGCTTTGGCGCAACATCAGAGGCCGTCTGAAAACGCCTGCCATGATGCAGGAAAACGGCAGCCTGATTGTGTGGCACGGGCAGGACAAACCATTATCTAGCGAGTTCGTCCGCCATCTCAAACGCGGCGGCGTGGCGGATGACGAAATCGTCCGTTGGCGCGCCGACGACATCGCCGAACGCGAACCGCAACTCGGCGGACGTTTTTCAGACGGCATCTACCTGCCGACCGAAGGCCAGCTCGACGGGCGGCAAATATTGTCTGCACTTGCCGACGCTTTGGACGAACTGAACGTCCCTTGCCATTGGGAACACGAATGTGCCCCCGAAGACCTGCAAGCCCAATACGACTGGCTGATCGACTGCCGCGGCTACGGCGCAAAAACCGCTTGGAACCAAGCCCCCGAACACACCAGCACCTTGCGCGGCATACGCGGCGAAGTGGCGCGGGTTTACACACCCGAAATCACGCTCAACCGCCCCGTGCGTCTGCTCCATCCGCGTTATCCGCTCTACATCGCCCCGAAAGAAAACCACGTCTTCGTCATCGGCGCGACCCAAATCGAAAGCGAAAGCCAAGCCCCTACCAGCGTGCGTTCCGGGCTGGAACTTTTATCCGCGCTTTATGCCGTCCATCCTGCCTTCGGCGAAGCCGACATCCTCGAAATCGCCACCGGCCTGCGCCCCACGCTCAACCACCACAACCCCGAAATCCGTTACAACCGCGCCCGACGCCTGATTGAAATCAACGGCCTTTTCCGTCACGGCTTCATGATTTCCCCCGCCGTAACCGCCGCCGCCGTCAGATTGGCAGTGGCACTGTTTGACGGAAAAGACGCACCCGAACGTGATGAAGAAAGCGGTTTGGCGTATATTGGAAAATAA
- the cytX gene encoding putative hydroxymethylpyrimidine transporter CytX: MSGNISQQPSSAASAAGIGLIWFGAAVSIAEISTGTLLAPLGWQRGLAALLLGHAVGGILFFAAAYIGAFTQKSAMESIRLSFGTGGSVLFSAANVLQLVGWTAVMIYSGAAASSALGKMLWQNGSFSWWAFTNGALIVLWLIFGARKTGWLKTGSMVLMLLAVLWLSAEVFSTAGSTAAQVSDGMSFGTAVELSAVMPLSWLPLAADYTRQARRPFAATLTATLAYTLTGCWMYALGLAAALFTGETDVAKILLGAGLGITGILAVVLSTVTTTFLDAYSAGVSANNISAKLAETPVAVAVTVVGTLLAVLLPVTEYENFLLLIGSVFAPMAAVLIADFFVLKRREEVKGFDVVGLALWLAGFILYRSLLSAGWESSIGLTAPVMSVVAIATIPVRLFFKKTQSLQRNPS; the protein is encoded by the coding sequence ATGTCGGGCAATATTTCACAACAACCTTCGTCTGCCGCCTCCGCTGCCGGCATCGGGCTGATTTGGTTCGGCGCGGCGGTATCGATTGCCGAAATCAGCACGGGCACACTGCTCGCCCCCTTGGGCTGGCAACGCGGTTTGGCGGCACTGCTGCTCGGCCATGCCGTCGGCGGCATATTGTTTTTCGCGGCGGCATATATCGGTGCATTCACGCAAAAAAGCGCGATGGAAAGCATACGCCTGTCGTTCGGCACAGGCGGTTCCGTCTTATTTTCGGCGGCGAACGTGCTGCAATTGGTCGGCTGGACGGCCGTCATGATTTATTCGGGTGCGGCGGCAAGTTCCGCACTGGGCAAAATGCTCTGGCAAAACGGATCGTTTTCCTGGTGGGCTTTTACCAACGGCGCGCTGATTGTCTTGTGGCTGATTTTCGGCGCACGCAAAACAGGCTGGCTGAAAACCGGTTCGATGGTGCTGATGCTGTTGGCGGTTCTGTGGCTGAGTGCCGAAGTCTTTTCCACGGCAGGCAGCACCGCCGCACAAGTTTCAGACGGCATGAGCTTCGGAACGGCAGTCGAACTGTCCGCCGTCATGCCGCTTTCCTGGCTGCCGCTGGCCGCCGACTACACACGCCAAGCACGCCGCCCGTTTGCGGCAACCCTGACGGCAACGCTCGCCTATACGCTGACGGGCTGCTGGATGTATGCCTTAGGTTTGGCAGCGGCGTTGTTCACCGGAGAAACCGATGTGGCAAAAATCCTGTTGGGCGCGGGCTTGGGCATAACGGGCATTCTGGCAGTCGTCCTGTCGACCGTTACCACCACTTTTCTCGATGCTTACTCCGCCGGCGTAAGTGCCAACAATATTTCCGCCAAACTTGCGGAAACACCCGTCGCCGTCGCCGTCACCGTTGTCGGCACACTGCTTGCCGTCCTCCTGCCCGTTACCGAATATGAAAACTTCCTCCTCTTGATCGGCTCGGTATTTGCGCCGATGGCGGCAGTTTTGATTGCCGACTTCTTCGTCTTAAAACGACGGGAGGAAGTAAAAGGCTTTGATGTTGTCGGACTGGCCTTATGGCTGGCCGGCTTCATCCTCTACCGCTCCCTGCTGTCGGCAGGCTGGGAAAGCAGCATCGGCCTGACCGCGCCCGTAATGTCTGTCGTTGCCATTGCCACCATACCGGTGCGCCTTTTCTTTAAAAAAACCCAATCTTTACAAAGGAACCCGTCATGA
- the tldD gene encoding metalloprotease TldD: MPYNQPTDFLCPDTMHQTYYAVQRDLLEANHLSPDLLAQSLSIIGANHVDYADIYCQRTAYESWHLEEGIVKSGSFQIDQGVGVRAVSGDKTAFAYADSLCIDSINRSAKAVRVIGATGGEASVKVPTPAYGKPVHMAMDPIASLDSAAKVALLNKVETLAKAADPRIVQVMAGLTCEYDMVYIARLDGKHAADIRPMVRLNVTVIAKQGDRREQGSAGGGGRYDLAYFDETLVRQFVDSAVKQALINLESRPAPAGEMTVVLGNGWPGVLLHEAVGHGLEGDFNRKETSVFSGRIGERVAAKGVTVVDQGDIADRRGSLNIDDEGNETRRTVLIEDGILVGYMQDETNARLTGTQSTGNGRRESYASVPMPRMTNTFMENGGYEPDEIIASIDKGIYAVNFGGGQVDITSGKFVFSASEAWWVEGGKLQYPVKGATIIGNGPEVLKHVSMIGNDTALDSGVGVCGKEGQSVPVGVGQPTLRIDAGLTVGGSEI; this comes from the coding sequence ATGCCGTATAATCAGCCCACTGATTTTCTATGTCCCGACACCATGCATCAAACCTATTATGCCGTACAGCGAGATTTGCTCGAAGCCAACCATCTTTCTCCCGATTTGCTCGCCCAAAGCCTGAGCATTATCGGCGCCAACCATGTCGATTATGCCGACATTTATTGTCAGCGCACCGCCTATGAAAGTTGGCATTTGGAAGAAGGCATCGTCAAATCGGGCAGCTTCCAAATCGATCAGGGTGTGGGCGTTCGTGCCGTTTCGGGCGATAAAACTGCTTTTGCCTACGCCGACAGCCTGTGTATCGATTCGATCAACCGCTCTGCCAAAGCCGTGCGCGTGATTGGTGCGACCGGCGGCGAGGCCAGCGTCAAAGTGCCGACACCTGCCTACGGCAAGCCTGTCCACATGGCGATGGATCCTATTGCCAGCCTTGATTCCGCTGCCAAAGTCGCGTTGTTGAACAAAGTCGAAACGCTGGCCAAAGCCGCCGATCCGCGTATCGTGCAAGTGATGGCCGGTTTGACCTGCGAATACGACATGGTGTACATCGCCCGTCTGGACGGTAAACACGCCGCGGATATCCGTCCGATGGTGCGCCTGAACGTTACCGTCATCGCCAAACAGGGCGACAGGCGCGAACAGGGCAGCGCGGGCGGCGGCGGACGCTACGACTTGGCTTATTTCGATGAAACCCTCGTGCGGCAGTTTGTCGATTCCGCCGTCAAACAAGCCCTGATTAATCTCGAATCCCGTCCTGCGCCTGCCGGCGAGATGACCGTCGTTTTGGGCAACGGCTGGCCGGGCGTGTTGCTGCACGAAGCGGTCGGACATGGTTTGGAAGGCGATTTCAACCGCAAAGAAACCAGCGTTTTCTCCGGCCGAATTGGCGAGCGCGTGGCCGCCAAAGGCGTTACCGTTGTGGATCAAGGCGATATTGCCGACAGACGCGGTTCGCTCAATATCGACGACGAAGGCAATGAAACCCGCCGCACCGTATTGATTGAAGACGGTATTTTGGTCGGCTATATGCAGGACGAAACCAACGCCCGCCTGACGGGTACGCAATCCACCGGCAACGGCCGCCGCGAAAGCTACGCCTCCGTTCCTATGCCGCGCATGACCAACACCTTTATGGAAAACGGCGGCTACGAACCCGACGAAATCATCGCGTCCATCGACAAAGGCATTTACGCCGTCAACTTCGGCGGCGGACAAGTGGACATTACCAGTGGCAAGTTCGTGTTCAGCGCATCCGAAGCGTGGTGGGTGGAAGGCGGCAAACTGCAATATCCCGTCAAAGGCGCGACCATTATCGGCAACGGCCCCGAAGTGCTGAAACACGTCTCCATGATAGGCAACGATACTGCGTTGGATAGCGGTGTCGGCGTGTGCGGCAAAGAAGGGCAGAGCGTCCCTGTCGGCGTGGGGCAACCGACCTTGCGGATTGATGCCGGACTGACCGTCGGCGGTAGCGAAATCTGA